The Polyangiaceae bacterium genome includes a region encoding these proteins:
- the hisH gene encoding imidazole glycerol phosphate synthase subunit HisH, with protein sequence MQLSVIDTGLGNLRSVEKALAAAAERAGLAVSVERTADPERVRRAERLVFPGQGAFRDCMSSLGGGLGAAILERIRQGVPYLGICLGLQVLFDASAEAEGVPGLGLYAGRVERLTPEGVKVPHMGWNQLEYAGEGHRLLDAAGGAGTWVYYVHSFHALPADVSLVVATSSHGPHRITAAIARDNVFAVQFHPEKSQAAGLALLAAFLSS encoded by the coding sequence ATGCAGCTCTCGGTCATCGACACCGGGCTCGGCAACCTGCGCTCGGTGGAGAAGGCGTTGGCCGCCGCCGCGGAGCGGGCGGGGCTTGCGGTCAGCGTCGAGCGCACCGCCGATCCCGAACGCGTGCGGCGGGCGGAGCGGCTGGTGTTCCCCGGGCAGGGCGCGTTCCGCGACTGCATGAGCTCCCTCGGCGGCGGGCTCGGCGCCGCCATCCTCGAGCGCATCCGGCAGGGCGTACCCTACCTCGGGATCTGCTTGGGCCTGCAGGTGCTGTTCGACGCGAGCGCCGAGGCCGAAGGCGTGCCGGGCCTCGGGCTCTACGCCGGGCGGGTCGAGCGACTCACGCCGGAGGGCGTGAAGGTCCCGCACATGGGCTGGAACCAGCTGGAGTACGCCGGCGAGGGCCACCGCCTCCTGGACGCCGCCGGCGGCGCCGGCACCTGGGTCTACTACGTTCACTCCTTCCACGCGCTCCCGGCGGATGTCTCTCTAGTGGTCGCCACCTCCAGCCACGGTCCTCACCGGATCACCGCCGCCATCGCCCGGGACAACGTGTTCGCGGTGCAGTTTCACCCCGAGAAGAGCCAAGCCGCCGGGCTGGCTCTGCTCGCCGCCTTCCTCTCGAGCTGA
- the hisB gene encoding imidazoleglycerol-phosphate dehydratase HisB yields MTSRRARVERTTKETSVTVELDLDGTGKSSIDTPLPFLSHMLDQIARHGAIDLSVKAKGDVEIDGHHTTEDVGIVLGRAVLEALGDRAGIRRYGSATLPMDEALVTAALDLSGRPFFVWRVPLPKAKIGEFDVELAEVFFEAFARSAQANLHVQLHAGENLHHIVEICFKSFARALRSAVEIDPRAPGVPSTKGTL; encoded by the coding sequence GTGACGAGCCGGAGGGCGCGAGTCGAACGGACGACCAAGGAGACCTCGGTCACGGTCGAGCTCGACCTCGACGGCACGGGCAAGAGCAGCATCGACACGCCGCTGCCGTTCCTCTCGCACATGCTCGACCAAATCGCCCGGCACGGCGCCATCGATCTCTCGGTCAAGGCCAAGGGCGACGTGGAGATCGACGGTCACCACACCACCGAGGACGTCGGCATCGTGCTCGGCCGCGCAGTGCTCGAGGCATTGGGCGACCGCGCCGGGATCCGCCGCTACGGCTCGGCAACCCTGCCGATGGACGAGGCGCTGGTGACCGCTGCCCTCGACCTCTCCGGCAGGCCCTTCTTCGTCTGGCGCGTGCCGCTGCCCAAGGCGAAGATCGGCGAGTTCGACGTCGAGCTCGCCGAGGTCTTCTTCGAAGCCTTCGCCCGCAGCGCGCAGGCCAACTTGCACGTCCAGCTGCACGCCGGCGAGAACCTGCACCACATCGTGGAAATCTGCTTCAAGTCCTTCGCTCGGGCGCTCAGGAGCGCGGTCGAGATCGACCCCCGCGCGCCCGGCGTTCCCTCCACCAAGGGCACGCTCTGA